One stretch of Corynebacterium callunae DSM 20147 DNA includes these proteins:
- the gatC gene encoding Asp-tRNA(Asn)/Glu-tRNA(Gln) amidotransferase subunit GatC, with protein sequence MPEISRDQVAHLAKLSRLALSEEELQQFAGQIDDIVGYVSAVQNVDAAGVEPMSHPHSITTTMREDVVKKTLNAEQALDQAPAVEDGRFMVPQILGEGD encoded by the coding sequence GTGCCTGAGATTTCGCGCGACCAGGTCGCTCACCTTGCCAAACTGTCCCGTCTGGCGCTCAGTGAAGAAGAACTGCAGCAATTCGCCGGACAGATCGATGACATTGTCGGTTATGTTTCCGCCGTACAAAACGTCGATGCCGCTGGTGTTGAGCCGATGAGCCACCCCCACAGCATCACCACCACCATGCGTGAAGATGTAGTTAAAAAGACTCTTAATGCTGAGCAAGCCCTTGACCAGGCTCCAGCAGTAGAAGATGGACGTTTTATGGTTCCGCAGATTTTGGGCGAGGGTGACTAA
- a CDS encoding LacI family DNA-binding transcriptional regulator: MVSEIPTSRSLPAGKKRATTLKDIAQVTQLSVSTVSRALANNSSIPESTRQRVVEVAEKLNYRPNAQARALRKSRTDTIGLIIPNIENPYFSALAAAIQSVARQAGVSTILSNSEENPEILSQTLDIMDDQRLDGIIVVPHMQSKDKVVELAARGVPIVLADRCFEDTSIPSVTSDPTPGMTEAFDLLCAADVHLGYLAGPQDTSTGRQRLEAFEKLCVDREITGASVFYGGYRQVSGYDGIKVLIEQGANAIIAGDSMMTIGALHAIHEMDLKIGKDLQIIGFDNNPTFRLQNPPLTIIDQHVQEMGKAAFGILQKLIDGETDQKSVLLPTSLEIHGSTAVSLKAFEKSRKANKKKKDKEASK, translated from the coding sequence ATGGTTTCTGAAATCCCCACATCGCGTTCTTTACCGGCTGGGAAAAAGCGGGCCACGACGCTCAAAGATATTGCGCAGGTCACCCAGCTTTCAGTAAGCACAGTTTCGCGAGCTCTAGCCAATAACTCAAGCATTCCGGAATCCACCCGACAGCGAGTTGTTGAAGTTGCAGAAAAGCTAAATTATCGCCCTAATGCGCAGGCCCGGGCGCTGCGAAAATCACGGACAGACACTATTGGACTCATCATCCCCAATATTGAAAATCCTTATTTCTCGGCCCTTGCTGCCGCAATTCAATCTGTTGCACGGCAAGCAGGCGTATCGACGATTCTGTCCAACTCTGAGGAGAATCCCGAGATTCTCAGCCAGACCTTGGACATTATGGATGATCAACGCCTTGATGGAATTATCGTGGTTCCTCATATGCAATCCAAGGACAAGGTTGTCGAACTCGCCGCCAGGGGAGTGCCGATTGTCCTAGCAGATCGCTGTTTTGAAGATACGTCGATTCCCTCAGTGACTTCAGACCCAACTCCTGGCATGACTGAAGCCTTTGATCTCTTATGTGCCGCAGATGTGCATTTGGGTTATTTGGCTGGCCCACAAGATACCTCCACCGGACGCCAACGTTTAGAAGCTTTTGAAAAACTCTGCGTAGATCGAGAAATCACCGGTGCCAGCGTCTTCTACGGCGGTTATCGCCAGGTGTCTGGCTATGACGGAATCAAAGTGCTAATCGAACAAGGTGCCAACGCCATCATCGCCGGAGATTCGATGATGACCATCGGTGCGCTACATGCCATACATGAGATGGATTTAAAGATCGGAAAAGATCTGCAGATTATTGGATTCGACAATAATCCAACATTCCGCTTGCAAAATCCACCCTTAACCATCATTGACCAGCATGTCCAAGAAATGGGTAAAGCGGCATTTGGGATCTTGCAAAAACTCATTGATGGAGAAACAGACCAAAAGTCGGTGCTTTTGCCAACAAGCTTGGAAATCCACGGCTCGACGGCAGTTTCACTCAAAGCATTTGAGAAAAGTCGCAAAGCCAACAAGAAAAAGAAAGACAAGGAGGCGAGTAAATAA
- a CDS encoding ACT domain-containing protein, with product MSFLIRVLLSDTPGSLAVLAEALGVVEANIQSVDVVEHFPNGTVMDDLVITIPRNVMADTIITAAEEVDGVEVDSIRPFSGTVDRRGQIQMLASVAANRNDFKKALEDLVNVIPRTMTSGWAIVIDLKGPITRIAASQAAPQDDGTVPENIVLSEARLLSNTNEPWVPENWTLLDSSLAIAPIGKHGLALIVGRPGGPDFLASEVKHLGNIGDIIGAILS from the coding sequence TTGTCTTTCCTTATCCGCGTACTGTTGTCCGATACTCCAGGCAGCTTGGCAGTCCTTGCTGAAGCCCTTGGGGTGGTTGAGGCAAACATACAGTCCGTGGATGTGGTGGAGCACTTCCCCAATGGCACTGTCATGGATGATCTAGTTATCACCATCCCTCGCAATGTCATGGCGGATACCATCATCACCGCAGCTGAAGAAGTAGATGGTGTGGAAGTTGATTCCATTCGTCCCTTCTCCGGAACTGTGGATCGCCGTGGTCAGATTCAAATGCTGGCCTCTGTTGCGGCAAATCGCAATGACTTCAAAAAGGCACTCGAGGACTTGGTTAATGTCATCCCTCGTACCATGACCTCAGGTTGGGCAATTGTCATTGACCTTAAAGGTCCAATCACCCGCATCGCAGCTTCTCAGGCAGCACCACAAGATGATGGCACTGTTCCCGAGAACATCGTGCTGAGCGAAGCCCGTCTCCTCTCCAACACCAATGAGCCTTGGGTACCGGAAAACTGGACACTTCTAGATTCTTCCCTGGCTATCGCACCAATTGGCAAACATGGTTTGGCATTGATTGTGGGTCGCCCCGGTGGCCCTGATTTCCTGGCTAGCGAAGTTAAGCACCTGGGCAATATCGGCGATATTATTGGCGCCATTTTGAGCTAA
- a CDS encoding S41 family peptidase, whose amino-acid sequence MKKARRWLLGLVAAVIVAGLGVVWIFGPTYGTALVGRPVFLLKPSPQRYATTVFDIAERHDFYADSAEFARARQLAEEDLAEADSIADTYPLIDSVLKAAGGKHSTLVVPGRISPERESAPLPTVETQKGIVKVTLPPTDQQWDGQEYADAAAKPLVAALEGGACGVIVDLRGNTGGDMGPMLAGVSSILPDGDVLWFSTGNYDSPVTIKGSSVSGGGTPTTASAEGKFKVPTALLIDEKTGSSGEATLLAFHGLENTRTFGLPTAGYATANISFEMPDGAWILLTTSQNKTRTGEIFGEDPIIPDQLSSFPERTAREWLHTQGCEVHN is encoded by the coding sequence ATGAAAAAGGCGAGAAGGTGGCTGCTCGGGCTTGTGGCAGCGGTGATCGTGGCAGGTCTGGGCGTGGTCTGGATCTTTGGTCCCACCTACGGAACGGCCTTGGTGGGAAGGCCGGTATTCCTGCTGAAACCATCACCTCAGCGTTATGCAACCACCGTTTTTGATATTGCCGAAAGGCACGATTTTTATGCAGATTCTGCAGAATTTGCCCGTGCCAGGCAACTTGCGGAAGAGGATTTAGCAGAAGCCGACAGCATTGCAGATACGTATCCTCTTATTGATTCTGTCCTTAAAGCTGCTGGTGGCAAGCATTCCACACTCGTTGTTCCGGGCAGAATCTCCCCGGAACGTGAATCGGCGCCGCTACCTACCGTCGAAACGCAAAAGGGGATAGTTAAGGTGACCTTGCCCCCGACTGACCAACAGTGGGATGGTCAGGAATATGCCGATGCCGCAGCTAAACCTCTGGTAGCTGCGCTGGAGGGCGGTGCTTGTGGAGTTATTGTTGATCTGCGCGGAAATACCGGTGGAGATATGGGGCCGATGCTCGCTGGCGTGTCATCAATTTTGCCTGATGGAGACGTGCTGTGGTTTAGCACCGGAAATTATGATTCCCCGGTCACCATCAAAGGCAGCTCGGTAAGTGGGGGTGGCACACCCACCACCGCCAGCGCGGAGGGCAAGTTTAAGGTGCCCACTGCCTTGCTTATCGACGAAAAAACCGGCAGCTCAGGTGAAGCAACCTTATTGGCCTTCCACGGCTTAGAAAATACTCGCACCTTTGGACTGCCAACTGCAGGCTATGCCACTGCCAATATTTCCTTTGAAATGCCTGATGGCGCCTGGATTCTCTTAACAACCTCGCAAAATAAAACCCGCACCGGCGAGATCTTCGGGGAAGATCCCATCATTCCAGATCAGCTTTCATCTTTTCCAGAACGCACGGCGAGGGAATGGTTACACACCCAAGGGTGTGAGGTGCACAATTAG
- a CDS encoding 6-phosphofructokinase: MRIATLTSGGDCPGLNAVIRGIVRTASNEYGSTVVGYQDGWEGLLADRRVQLYDDEDIDRILLRGGTILGTGRLHPDKFKAGIEQVKANLADAGIDALIPIGGEGTLKGAKWLSDNGIPVVGVPKTIDNDVNGTDFTFGFDTAVAVATDAVDRLHTTAESHNRVMIVEVMGRHVGWIALHAGMAGGAHYTVIPEVPFDIAEICKAMERRFQMGEKYGIIVVAEGALPKEGTMELREGHVDQFGHKTFTGIGQQIADEIHGRLGHDVRTTVLGHIQRGGTPTAFDRVLATRYGVRAARACHEGNFDKVVALKGEKIEMISFEDAVGTLKAVPMERWVTAQAMFG, encoded by the coding sequence ATGCGAATTGCCACTCTCACGTCAGGCGGCGACTGCCCCGGACTTAATGCAGTAATCCGAGGAATTGTCCGCACTGCAAGCAATGAATATGGCTCCACCGTAGTGGGCTATCAAGATGGTTGGGAAGGCCTCCTAGCCGATCGCCGCGTCCAGCTTTATGACGATGAAGATATTGACCGTATCCTCCTCCGCGGTGGCACTATTTTGGGAACGGGCCGTCTTCACCCAGATAAGTTCAAAGCCGGAATTGAGCAGGTTAAAGCTAACCTCGCGGATGCAGGCATTGATGCCCTCATTCCGATCGGCGGCGAAGGTACCCTCAAGGGTGCAAAATGGCTTTCTGATAATGGAATCCCGGTAGTGGGCGTTCCAAAAACTATCGATAATGACGTAAACGGCACCGATTTCACCTTCGGCTTTGATACTGCAGTAGCCGTTGCCACCGATGCTGTTGACCGCCTGCACACCACCGCAGAATCCCACAATCGCGTGATGATCGTGGAAGTTATGGGTCGCCACGTTGGCTGGATTGCTCTCCATGCAGGCATGGCAGGCGGTGCACACTACACCGTCATCCCTGAAGTTCCTTTTGATATTGCAGAGATCTGCAAGGCCATGGAACGACGCTTCCAAATGGGTGAAAAATACGGCATTATCGTCGTCGCTGAAGGTGCGCTTCCTAAGGAGGGCACCATGGAGCTGCGCGAAGGCCACGTTGACCAATTTGGTCACAAGACTTTCACCGGAATTGGTCAGCAGATTGCAGATGAGATTCACGGCCGTTTGGGTCACGATGTTCGTACCACGGTGCTGGGCCACATTCAGCGCGGCGGTACCCCAACTGCCTTTGACCGTGTCCTTGCCACTCGTTATGGTGTGCGCGCAGCTCGCGCCTGCCACGAAGGAAACTTTGACAAAGTTGTAGCCCTCAAGGGTGAGAAGATCGAGATGATCTCCTTTGAAGATGCAGTTGGCACCCTAAAGGCAGTTCCAATGGAGCGTTGGGTTACTGCTCAAGCTATGTTCGGCTAA
- the ligA gene encoding NAD-dependent DNA ligase LigA, giving the protein MTEDNAQLRRTWNDLAEKVRYHRDLYYNQQPEITDADFDVLFKQLQKLEEDYPELAVPDSPTKEVGAPIAEQSSFDNVTHLERMLSLDNVFDEQELREWLARTPAKQYLTELKIDGLSIDLVYRNGVLERAATRGDGRIGEDITANARVIEDIPHELKATVDYPLPTVLEIRGEVFIPVEDFSEVNAQRIAEGGKPFANPRNAAAGSLRQKNTEDVKKRRLRMISHGIGFTEGFSPSSQHDAYLALSAWGLPTSPYTEAVTDPETVVEKVNYWADHRHAALHEMDGLVIKVDDIASQRELGATSRAPRWAIAYKYPPEEVTTKLLDIQVGVGRTGRVTPFAVMEPVFVAGSTVSMATLHNQSEVKRKGVLIGDTVVIRKAGEVIPEVLGPVVELRDGTEREFVFPSQCPECGTTLAPAKADDVDWRCPNSQSCPGQLSARLTYLAGRGAFDIEALGEKGAQDLIRSEILVDESGIFDLTEEDLLKSQVYTTKAGKVNASGKKLLRNLQESKKTDLWRVLVSLSIRHVGPTAARALAGRYRSLKALVDAPLEELAETEGVGSIIAQSFKEWFEVDWHRNIVETWAAAGVTMEEEITEQAEQTLAGLTIVVTGGLEGFTRDSVKEAIISRGGKAASSVSKKTDFVVVGENAGSKATKAEELGLKILDEEGFVELLKKGAPELP; this is encoded by the coding sequence GTGACTGAAGATAATGCTCAACTGCGCAGAACCTGGAACGATCTTGCTGAAAAGGTGCGCTACCACCGCGACCTTTATTACAACCAACAGCCTGAAATCACCGACGCGGACTTCGATGTCCTTTTTAAGCAACTTCAAAAGTTGGAAGAGGATTATCCAGAACTCGCAGTTCCCGATAGCCCCACCAAAGAGGTGGGAGCGCCCATCGCAGAGCAATCCAGTTTTGACAATGTCACCCACCTGGAAAGAATGCTCAGCCTCGACAATGTCTTTGATGAGCAAGAACTTCGGGAATGGTTGGCCAGAACTCCTGCTAAGCAATATCTCACTGAACTAAAAATTGATGGTCTCTCCATCGATCTGGTCTACCGTAATGGTGTGCTGGAGCGTGCTGCCACCCGCGGTGATGGCCGCATTGGTGAAGACATCACTGCTAATGCCCGGGTAATTGAGGATATTCCGCATGAGCTTAAAGCGACTGTAGATTATCCTTTACCCACTGTCCTGGAGATCCGTGGCGAGGTTTTCATCCCGGTTGAGGATTTCTCAGAGGTAAATGCTCAGCGTATCGCCGAAGGTGGCAAACCTTTTGCTAATCCGCGTAACGCTGCTGCAGGTTCCTTGCGTCAGAAAAATACCGAGGATGTCAAAAAGCGCCGTCTGCGGATGATTAGCCACGGCATCGGTTTTACTGAGGGCTTTAGCCCATCCTCTCAACATGATGCCTACCTGGCACTTTCTGCCTGGGGGCTGCCTACCTCGCCTTATACCGAGGCCGTCACCGATCCTGAAACTGTGGTGGAAAAGGTGAACTATTGGGCTGATCATCGCCATGCTGCCTTGCATGAAATGGATGGTTTGGTGATTAAGGTCGATGACATTGCCTCGCAGCGTGAGCTGGGTGCTACTAGTCGCGCCCCACGCTGGGCAATTGCCTATAAATATCCGCCAGAGGAAGTCACCACCAAGCTGCTTGATATTCAAGTTGGAGTGGGTCGCACGGGGCGCGTAACCCCATTTGCTGTGATGGAGCCAGTTTTTGTGGCCGGCTCCACGGTGTCCATGGCAACCTTGCACAACCAAAGCGAGGTCAAGCGCAAGGGCGTGCTCATTGGCGATACGGTGGTGATTCGCAAAGCTGGTGAGGTTATTCCAGAGGTTTTGGGTCCCGTTGTAGAGCTACGAGATGGCACAGAAAGGGAGTTTGTCTTCCCCAGCCAATGTCCCGAATGTGGCACAACGTTGGCGCCTGCAAAAGCCGATGATGTGGATTGGCGATGCCCCAATAGTCAAAGCTGCCCTGGTCAGCTCAGTGCGCGCCTGACTTACCTGGCTGGACGTGGAGCTTTTGATATTGAAGCTTTGGGGGAGAAGGGTGCACAAGACCTTATTCGCAGTGAAATCTTGGTAGATGAATCCGGCATTTTTGATCTCACCGAAGAAGATCTTCTAAAGTCACAGGTTTACACCACTAAAGCCGGCAAGGTTAATGCCTCGGGCAAGAAACTGCTGCGCAACCTGCAGGAAAGTAAAAAAACTGATTTGTGGCGCGTGCTGGTATCGCTTTCAATTAGGCATGTGGGCCCCACCGCCGCGCGCGCCCTTGCAGGCCGCTACCGCTCATTAAAGGCGCTTGTCGATGCACCCTTGGAGGAGTTGGCAGAAACCGAGGGGGTGGGCAGTATCATCGCACAGTCTTTCAAAGAGTGGTTCGAGGTTGATTGGCATCGCAATATTGTTGAGACCTGGGCTGCCGCGGGAGTGACCATGGAAGAGGAGATTACTGAACAAGCAGAGCAGACCTTGGCTGGACTTACCATCGTGGTCACTGGAGGTTTGGAAGGCTTTACCCGCGATTCTGTCAAAGAAGCCATTATTTCCCGCGGTGGTAAGGCAGCTAGCTCAGTGTCCAAAAAGACTGACTTTGTCGTGGTTGGTGAAAATGCCGGATCCAAGGCAACTAAAGCTGAGGAACTGGGCTTGAAGATCTTGGATGAGGAAGGTTTCGTGGAACTTTTGAAAAAGGGAGCTCCGGAATTACCCTGA
- the gatA gene encoding Asp-tRNA(Asn)/Glu-tRNA(Gln) amidotransferase subunit GatA — protein MSNKYLVAGSENELTTKTAAELAGLIHSREVTSREVTQAHLDRIAAVDTDIHAFLHVGAEAALAAADDVDKRLDAGEAPASALAGVPLALKDVFTTTDAPTTAASKMLEGYMSPYDATVTGKIRAAGIPILGKTNMDEFAMGSSTENSAYGPTHNPWDLERTAGGSGGGSSAALAAGEAPLAIGTDTGGSIRQPAALTNTVGVKPTYGTVSRYGLIACASSLDQGGPTARNVLDTALLHEVIAGYDAFDATSVNRPVAPVVAAAREGANGDLKGVKVGVVKQFDREGFQPGVLEAFHASVEQMRSQGAEIIEVDCPHFDDAMGAYYLILPCEVSSNLARFDGMRYGLRVGDDGTHSADEVMAMTRAQGFGPEVKRRIILGTYALSVGYYDAYYLQAQRVRSLIAQDFAKAYEKVDILVSPATPTTAFKLGEKVTDPLAMYNFDLFTLPLNLAGLAGMSLPAGLASDSGLPVGLQLMAPAFHDDRLYRVGAAFEAGQK, from the coding sequence ATGAGCAATAAATACCTAGTTGCAGGCTCTGAAAATGAGCTGACCACCAAGACTGCAGCAGAGCTTGCTGGTTTGATCCATTCCCGCGAAGTGACTTCCCGGGAGGTCACCCAAGCGCACCTCGACCGCATCGCAGCGGTTGATACCGATATTCACGCCTTCCTGCACGTCGGTGCAGAGGCTGCGCTCGCGGCGGCGGACGACGTCGATAAGCGTCTGGATGCTGGTGAGGCACCTGCCTCAGCTCTGGCCGGCGTGCCTTTGGCCCTGAAGGATGTTTTCACTACCACCGATGCACCAACCACGGCTGCATCAAAGATGCTTGAGGGCTACATGAGCCCTTATGATGCCACTGTAACGGGCAAGATCCGTGCAGCTGGTATTCCAATTTTGGGCAAGACCAATATGGATGAGTTTGCAATGGGTTCTTCTACTGAGAACTCTGCGTACGGCCCAACCCACAACCCATGGGATCTGGAGCGCACTGCCGGCGGTTCCGGTGGTGGCTCTTCTGCAGCTTTGGCTGCTGGTGAAGCACCATTGGCAATTGGTACCGATACTGGTGGATCCATCCGTCAGCCTGCTGCTTTGACCAACACAGTTGGTGTGAAGCCAACCTACGGCACTGTTTCTCGCTATGGCTTGATTGCTTGTGCATCCTCCCTGGATCAGGGTGGTCCAACCGCGCGTAACGTGCTTGACACCGCACTATTGCACGAGGTTATTGCTGGTTATGACGCTTTTGATGCAACCAGCGTCAACCGCCCAGTAGCTCCAGTTGTTGCTGCTGCCCGCGAAGGCGCCAACGGTGACCTCAAGGGAGTCAAGGTTGGTGTGGTCAAGCAATTTGACCGCGAAGGTTTCCAGCCTGGTGTGCTTGAGGCTTTCCATGCTTCTGTGGAGCAAATGCGTTCCCAGGGTGCGGAAATCATTGAAGTTGATTGTCCTCACTTTGATGATGCAATGGGTGCTTATTACCTGATTTTGCCTTGTGAGGTTTCTTCCAACCTGGCACGTTTTGATGGCATGCGTTATGGCCTGCGTGTTGGTGATGATGGAACTCACTCCGCCGATGAAGTTATGGCTATGACCCGTGCACAGGGCTTTGGTCCTGAGGTTAAGCGCCGTATCATTCTTGGTACTTATGCATTGTCTGTTGGTTATTACGATGCTTATTACCTGCAGGCGCAGCGTGTGCGTTCTTTGATCGCACAGGACTTTGCCAAGGCATATGAGAAGGTTGATATCCTCGTTTCCCCAGCAACTCCAACCACCGCCTTTAAGCTGGGCGAGAAGGTTACCGATCCGCTGGCGATGTACAACTTCGACCTCTTCACCTTGCCATTGAACCTGGCCGGTTTGGCAGGTATGTCCCTACCTGCAGGTTTGGCTTCCGATTCCGGATTGCCAGTTGGTCTGCAGCTCATGGCTCCAGCCTTCCACGATGATCGTCTTTACCGTGTTGGCGCAGCTTTTGAGGCTGGCCAGAAGTAA
- a CDS encoding siderophore-interacting protein, whose translation MKAKAATVIGKQQISPDLIRLRFSSPEMIGTELPFSDHYIKLFFIPAGADYSWPFDLAQIRETAPREFHPVTRTYTLRTFDSNTGEFDVDFVAHGDTGLAGPWAQRAEIGDQLGFAGPGGGWKPEASYEHFVLAGDEAAAPAIFAALEQLPAGTTATAFVEIANNQALFDAPSSSAINLVWVPRDGATHGTKLIEAVREAGYPTKKTSWFIHGVAEMVKETRRFLFVDGGVNKEDASISGYWRLGMTEDQWQASKSEFNEENEAAERAALEK comes from the coding sequence ATGAAAGCAAAAGCAGCTACTGTCATTGGAAAGCAGCAAATTTCACCAGATCTTATTCGTTTGCGTTTTTCCAGCCCTGAGATGATCGGCACCGAGCTGCCATTTAGCGATCACTACATCAAATTATTTTTTATTCCCGCCGGTGCTGATTACAGCTGGCCTTTTGATTTAGCTCAGATCCGTGAGACCGCACCCCGCGAGTTCCATCCAGTCACCCGCACCTACACACTGCGCACCTTTGATAGCAACACCGGCGAATTTGATGTGGATTTTGTGGCCCACGGCGATACCGGCCTGGCTGGACCATGGGCGCAGCGCGCGGAAATTGGGGATCAATTAGGTTTTGCAGGCCCTGGAGGCGGTTGGAAACCCGAGGCATCCTATGAGCATTTTGTGCTCGCCGGCGATGAAGCCGCAGCTCCTGCAATCTTTGCCGCGCTCGAGCAGCTGCCTGCGGGTACTACCGCCACAGCTTTTGTAGAAATAGCTAATAACCAGGCACTTTTCGACGCCCCCTCGAGCTCAGCAATTAACCTGGTCTGGGTGCCACGCGATGGTGCCACACATGGCACCAAACTTATTGAGGCAGTGCGTGAGGCTGGATATCCCACAAAAAAGACCTCATGGTTTATCCATGGGGTCGCGGAAATGGTGAAAGAAACCCGCCGTTTCCTTTTTGTTGACGGCGGGGTAAATAAGGAAGACGCCTCAATTTCTGGGTATTGGCGCTTGGGTATGACCGAAGATCAATGGCAAGCATCCAAAAGCGAATTTAACGAAGAAAATGAGGCGGCAGAGCGCGCAGCTTTAGAAAAGTAG
- a CDS encoding sugar ABC transporter ATP-binding protein: protein MANNLQPFEDGRIAEFIHAVDPDPILSLDRVSKSFGPVNVINEVSIDVRPGKVLALLGENGAGKSTLIKMMSGVYQPDGGQILVDGKPVTLADTRAAEALGIATIHQELNLVPTMTVAENVMLGRTPRKFGLVNFKHLRREAQAALDLIGVDVDLNAQVGSLGIARQQMVEIAKALSMNARILILDEPTAALTGREIDQLFRVVDDLKAKGVAMVFISHHLDEIARIGDTVSVLRDGRFIAELPATTDEDELVRLMVGRSIENQYPRKQPELGETLLELRNLNAAGRFSDISLKVHAGEVVGLAGLVGAGRTEVVRSIAGVDSIDSGEVLVAGKKLRAGDISDAIKHGVGHIPEDRKAQGLVLGSSVAENLGLATMSSTSKLGLVDRKGQLERASEVAEKLRIRMADIKQPIRDLSGGNQQKAVFGRWVLAGSKVLLLDEPTRGVDVGAKVEIYNIINEVTAKGGAVLMVSSELPEVLGMADRILVMSGGRIAGELPAEGTTQDDVMALAVSQIEDSITAEAAARIDAQKEEK, encoded by the coding sequence ATGGCAAATAACCTACAGCCTTTTGAGGATGGTCGAATTGCAGAGTTTATCCATGCTGTGGATCCAGATCCCATCCTGAGTTTAGATCGAGTTTCTAAGTCTTTTGGTCCGGTCAATGTGATCAATGAAGTCAGCATTGATGTGCGACCTGGCAAAGTTTTGGCTCTACTTGGTGAAAATGGCGCAGGTAAATCCACTCTCATCAAGATGATGTCTGGTGTATATCAACCAGACGGTGGACAAATCTTGGTGGACGGCAAGCCTGTCACTTTGGCGGATACTAGGGCAGCAGAAGCTTTGGGAATTGCCACAATTCACCAAGAACTCAACCTTGTTCCAACTATGACGGTCGCTGAAAACGTCATGTTGGGTCGTACTCCGCGCAAATTTGGCTTGGTCAACTTTAAACATTTGCGTCGTGAAGCCCAAGCAGCTTTGGACCTCATCGGGGTGGATGTAGACCTTAATGCTCAGGTTGGAAGCCTTGGAATTGCTCGCCAGCAGATGGTAGAGATCGCCAAAGCGCTGTCCATGAATGCTCGTATTCTGATTCTTGATGAGCCGACTGCTGCACTCACCGGCCGCGAGATCGATCAACTTTTTAGAGTGGTTGATGATCTCAAAGCCAAGGGCGTTGCAATGGTATTTATCTCCCATCACCTCGATGAGATTGCACGAATTGGAGATACCGTTTCCGTTTTGCGTGATGGTCGCTTTATTGCAGAGCTGCCAGCAACGACAGATGAAGATGAACTTGTCCGTCTGATGGTGGGACGAAGCATCGAAAATCAGTACCCGCGTAAACAACCAGAACTTGGAGAAACTCTCCTAGAGCTGCGAAACCTCAATGCTGCTGGCAGATTTAGCGATATTTCACTCAAGGTTCATGCCGGTGAAGTTGTGGGGCTTGCAGGCCTGGTGGGAGCCGGACGAACAGAAGTTGTGCGCTCCATCGCCGGCGTAGATTCCATCGATTCGGGTGAAGTTTTGGTAGCTGGCAAGAAATTGCGGGCTGGAGATATCTCTGATGCCATCAAACATGGTGTGGGGCATATCCCAGAAGATCGCAAAGCCCAAGGTCTGGTCTTAGGTTCTTCGGTGGCTGAGAACTTAGGACTCGCCACGATGTCCAGTACTTCAAAACTGGGGTTGGTAGATCGTAAAGGCCAGCTGGAACGTGCATCAGAAGTGGCCGAAAAGCTACGGATCCGAATGGCTGATATCAAGCAGCCAATCAGAGATCTATCAGGCGGAAATCAACAGAAGGCAGTGTTCGGCCGCTGGGTACTAGCCGGTTCCAAGGTGTTGTTGCTTGATGAACCAACCAGAGGTGTTGATGTAGGCGCCAAAGTAGAGATTTACAACATCATCAATGAGGTAACTGCCAAGGGCGGTGCAGTGCTGATGGTTTCTTCAGAACTTCCCGAAGTACTTGGTATGGCAGATCGAATTCTGGTGATGTCAGGCGGTCGAATCGCAGGTGAATTACCAGCTGAAGGCACTACTCAAGACGATGTTATGGCCCTTGCAGTTTCCCAAATTGAAGATTCCATCACTGCCGAAGCCGCAGCGAGAATAGACGCACAAAAGGAGGAAAAGTGA